The proteins below are encoded in one region of Ereboglobus luteus:
- the trmB gene encoding tRNA (guanine(46)-N(7))-methyltransferase TrmB, giving the protein MENPVRTANFLAERDARIAALRETLGALLRERSRITLEIGCGHGHFLTAYAEAHPQAPFCAGLDLIGDRVRRANRKCERAALGDRLAFVQAEAVEFLSVLPEHVALADVFILFPDPWPKRRHHKHRIMRAEILDRLAERAEPGARLCFRTDDRDYFTAAREVVGEHPRWRLADKGDPAASWPFEYATVFQQKAAAHQSLVAVRA; this is encoded by the coding sequence GTGGAAAATCCCGTTCGCACCGCCAACTTTCTCGCCGAACGCGACGCGCGCATCGCCGCGCTTCGCGAAACGCTCGGCGCGCTTTTGCGCGAGCGGTCGCGCATCACGCTGGAAATCGGTTGCGGGCACGGGCATTTTCTCACGGCCTACGCGGAGGCGCATCCGCAAGCGCCGTTTTGCGCGGGGCTCGACCTGATCGGCGACCGTGTCCGCCGCGCGAATCGCAAATGCGAGCGCGCCGCGCTTGGCGACAGGCTTGCGTTTGTCCAGGCGGAGGCGGTGGAATTTTTGTCCGTGCTTCCGGAGCATGTCGCGCTGGCTGATGTTTTCATCCTGTTTCCCGATCCGTGGCCAAAGCGCCGGCATCACAAGCACCGGATCATGCGCGCCGAAATCCTCGACCGGCTCGCGGAACGCGCGGAGCCGGGCGCGCGGCTTTGTTTCCGCACGGACGACCGCGATTATTTCACCGCGGCGCGCGAAGTCGTCGGTGAACACCCGCGCTGGCGGCTGGCGGACAAGGGCGATCCCGCCGCGTCGTGGCCGTTCGAATACGCAACTGTGTTTCAACAGAAAGCCGCGGCGCACCAGTCACTTGTGGCGGTGCGCGCCTAG